ACGCATGCTGCATATCAGGTAAGTTTTAGGAGCCATTCAGTGCAGGCTGCGTAATTGATTTGTCTCTGAACTATTTGCCCCTGTGGCAGGATTGAAATCGATGATGTCTTCAGCACACTAAGGGAGTTCATCTTGGCTCAAAACAACTTCTTTGACTATGAAAACCTGACACTGTGTGAAGAGGTATAGTGCTTTCATGTTGAAGTATGTTGAGTATGAACTGTTTTCTGGTCAGGTTCAGGACAGCAAGATGTTGTTTGTGACAAACAGGTCAGTTCCATGCACACTCTGCTGACCCGCTGGATGGTTGACTTGCTGCTGCAGATGGTGCCCGATCGGGTTGATGACCAGGAGCCGCCTTTTCCAGAAAACACAGAATTGAGCATCTTAAAGGATCTGTCTCTTAAGAAGCTGGAGGAAGATGCCAAGAGTCTCTCTCAGAAACTGCACTACTTCTCCAAATACATCACAGGGTACTGACTGTCTAAACTAAAGTATCAGGGAACTTATTAACTTATGAACATGAACATACCTCACATTGCAAGAGACAATCTTTCTGTTGTTAATTTGTGTGGTGCAGGGGCCCCACAAAGTATTTGGGCACTTTAATTATGTATCCACAGGTAAATGTTaatgactttttatttaatttacttcaTAAGAAAATTAAGAGAAAATCACTTATTGTACAACATCACACTGATTCTTTGTATAAATCTTAGTTTGATTCTTTGATCATGATTGTTCGGTTGGAGAAAACCAGAGCTCATATTCATGACACTTCTCAGAGTAGTTGTGCTCAGGGCTGGACCTGCATCTAAATTGTGAGTGGGGCATCCAAAAAACACAGGTGTTTTCATCTTTGTGAGTTCTCAAAGTCCTTGCTAACCTTAACCTACACTCATCCTGGCCACTTATGGAACCTCGCACCTCTGCCTCCCTTTATCAGGGGTAAATGCTGATAAACACTGCCAAAATTAAGTTGATTTCAGCATCACTGCAGCTGTCTGGAAACCTTTCGGTTTTAAACTGGACAATCAAGGAGAACCAGaaaacatggaggaggccgtttACCAGCACTGTTTTAAGAGATTCCCTGTGAAAAAAGGGAATATGTCTGTATATGCGTGACAACACTTAAAACACCCCATGCCTTCGCCCAGCTAGTCTTGTCTAGTCTGAGAGTCACCCTGAATCCCCATCGTCTGGAGAGACATTgacaatttatttttaactgaaaagtAAGATAATTGGACATTGCACCACCAATTAGCCCCATAATGCCGGCTCTTAGAAAGTTGATCTCAACTCTTGACTGTTCCTACTAGTAACATTGTCATAAATAATAGAGGAATCTGATTCTAGATCAGCCCTTCTACTCTTAACAAGCTTTGTGAATACAGACCATAGAAAGGAACTCCATCCAGACTGCACTAAGAGTACTGTAAAGTGCAGAGGTGGAAAAGTCAAACAGCAGAGTGCTGTTCTTCTTAAACTCAGATGTGTACAAAGTCAATTTGGATGCAAAACTGCTGAAATCTGcacaaaaacatctaaaacataCCCTCTGCCTTTCAAAAGAATACTTTGCCAGAAGTCTTGGAATGGTCTGTTTAAATTAAATggacattttgtgttttttttaaagtatggCACAACTGTCCAAATACTTTGAAAGCCTTTGACTAACTCGAAAATAATCTAGCTTTCTTTGTTCATCACCTTTAGCTCTTGTCAGACCATTGTGGAGGAGCAGGTCCAGAAGAGCCTGAGCCAGGACGAAAAAGAGAATGAACTGTACCAGCTCTCCAAGCTTCAGGTAGTAGCTTCTACCATCATCACAACTTTCTTAGTACAAAGCAAcaaatgtgtaatatttttaGCAGAGCAGGATCTCATATCGCTACGTCTACTGGCAAACATTCAGAAAGGTCATGAAGTGTtgtcctctgtgtgtgtatgatgttCAGAGGGAATGTGCTGAGTGGGTGGAGGTGTGTCAGATCCTGCTGTCTGATATGATGGGACGTCCCGTGGAGCTGCAGTGGGAGGGGAAAGCTGTGCCTCAGTCTGTCACTGACATCCCATCAACAATGGCCAGCATGGACTCTCTGGTGAGCTTTATCTCACCTCTTCTGCCTTGTGTTAATCTTTGTGAGCATGTTCGTCACTTCTGTTTCACCTCAGTATGAAATCCACCTTCAGAAGACAAATGAATCCAGTTGGGACAGATTTTATTGTGCATTTAGTGCCTTCTTCACTTCTACAGCTTTTGCAGGAGTGTGAAAAGTAGtcaaaagtatattttttttagttgGATAATGACTCAAGTAGAAGTGAAAGTCTAGCCTCAGTTCCCTGCGGAACTGCAGGTACATCCAGCATCTACTTACATAGGAACTGTAGTTTGTTtggctctgttcttctcttttggAATTCTTTTGGTGCAAAATAAAATTGTAATGCCACAAAGTAAAAGATATGTGTAAAAGTAAAGCAGTTGAGGAGCTGAACCAacacaacagaatgaaattGTGAAGGATTAAAATGGTACTGACTAAAAatccaaaagtcagagaaaagaagaagaagaaaaaaataattatatatatatatatatatatatatatatatatatatatatatatatatatatatatatatatatacatacatacatacatacatacatacatacatacatacacatacacacacacacacacacacacacatatatatatatatatatatgtatgcaacaatagatacagagaaaatgagaaaatgactCCTAACAACAGTATCAAGACCTAAGGTGAAAATCAAGCTgcatcagatctgaaacaatccacaggggtttctgtctaTCCTCACacgagaagacaactcagtgctatgggtctgaaaggagaaaagtaaacagacacaggatcgtgagaagcagaaaatacaaccaacaagactgaacttttggaggtgtggaaaaattttcctgcagatttctttgaaaaactaaaagcaagtctcttgaaaagaatggaaactgtaataaaggtaaaaaggGGACAAGATAAATTTTAAATTTagatgttgaggcttctgtgtattttctgctcttttcctgatgctgaaaaatgaatatcttggtaattttgactggaaattaaatcagTCAATGTCAAACTTACAGACTACTGTACCTTACATTCCTTACAAATATACTTGAATATACAGAAAAATTTTCAATAAAGTACAAGAGTAGAACAGGACTTTTCTCACTTCTTTGAAATGAAAGGTCTGTAAACATGAAGTTTCAAAACTTAACCATAAAGgcccagtaacaaaaacaacctgatTAGTCCTAAGAGAGGCTGAAAgatggtcatataaaaatggACCTCAAtggataaagaaaaaaatacaagaaataatGTATGATTTGGGCTCTTTAAGTTCACATaattgagtaaatgtaactggAATTATTTGTCAAACCTGTCTGTGTTGTCAGGTGGGTGAACACACCAAACCAGAACTGCCTGCAGAAGGTGAAAAACATGAGCAAGAGGTGCAGGAAGCCATTAAGGCAGATAGTAGGCCTCATCCATCTGAGGAACCTGATGAGCAGGTCGGTGACATATTTACAGTTACTCTGAAAAAATATTGGTCTCCAGCCAGCGGCCTGTGGCCTTCACAGAGCACACAGAAATCTCACCCCCAGCTAGCCTTCACCATCACTGTCACATGGATGTACAACATATGAAATCTATGAGAAGCTCTTATTGATCCATAGCACATAAAATACACAGTTCTGCTGCTGCAGTGTGGGAGGTTGATTTTGCTGATGGGAGTGAATATATTGTGTCTAtaggtggaggaggagaagacAGAGGAGGTCACAGATGAAGGTGCAGCTCTGAAGCTAATAGGTCATGATGGCCACATTATTGAGCAGAATTTGGGAAAAGAAACTGTGGATCTTACAGGGGTACAAGGCATTCACAATTATTTACCCATCATAATGGTCTCATGGGGAAACctaatcaactgaacatcaatATAAATACCTTTTGACTTTCGTTATCCAGACCAGTAATCTCGTAGGGCGGCCACACACTGAGAACGCACAGCAAGCCTTCAGTGCACTGGCTACTGTGGGAGTTCTTCAGCAGGAGTTACTGTAAGTATTATTGATAATGATTAATTGGCTTCTACATGAACGTCTGATCACATACTAAGACAGATTTACCTtttaactcaatatacagccactGTTATAGTCCATTAAAGGGATAGACTTAATGCACCAGTAtgttttccttctgtttttgaTGTACAAGTCAGTAAACATTATTTTGAACCTATTATGGTTGTGATGTTTGATATCAAAGAGCATTTAAGACCAAACCTAACAGCTTATTCCATGCATTTCATTCCCATGCATTTCccaactgctttttgaatgagacaagGTACAGGGCATCTGATCATTTAAGCCATGTCTATTATGGCGCAATTTTAGTCTTGCATTCCTAATTTGTGCACGCCTGTGAGGACTGCGAGGCCGGAAggagtcccatttcttattgcTGCATTCAAAAGCGTGCCCACGAGTGCACTGTTCACttggaaaataaatatacataaactgTATTTGCcaaattcatttgaaaatgtatgaaaatggccaaaatcATATTTCTGCTTAATGCACTTTAGTGCttgcatttgtttattaatgtaaCTTGCTGAGCTGCATTATGCTTGTAATCTGAATTGTGCAATTgttcattcactcatttagaAAAAATAACAATCTCACACGAATACACCCGGCAAGTTACACAAATCTGTCCCAAACGCATTTAAGCCAGATGCACTCTAGGTCTCTTGCCCTTTGTGTCTGTACATTGTTGATGTTACCAAACTGTGGGCGACAGGGTGCCATTTGGGACACAGCTTTACATACATCCGTCTTAAATccacagtaacacaaacagcctGGTTGGAAAATGGACATGTTATTATGAATTACGGATTGTTTAGTTATATGTGGATTCAAGTAcactaaaagaaaatgtaaaatgttggcCCTTTAATCAGTGTCCAGCATGTCATTCTCTATGTTCAGTTCTATAATCTGCAATGTTGGCaaatctgtttgtgtgtgtgtgtgtgtgtgtgtgtgtgtatgtggtggggGATGTCAGAGCTGTGGAGGCTCGTGCCATCAGCGCTGAGGAGAGGGCTCTAAATGCAGAGGAAGCCCTCCAGGCAGCTCTGGAGAAGATCCAGGTCTTAGAGAGACAGATTCACCAAAAGCCCAGTccagagagcagtggtgagcaGATCATATTAAAATTCACATCATGAATGCCAACAAACATATCTTAATCACTTTGTATTCCTATCACAGTCTCACAACATTAAAGCTGTATGTGTTTTAGATTTTGTAGATTTTCATATTTTGAggtgtcctttacattatgtgaaaatcTGAAGCACAGACCAatggaaatggcccaaaattgcttagataaatttttttaagaacatttttttcttctcctgtaaagttaccattttggcgATACCATGATTTGCACTGACAGCAACAAgttgtttgttttatgttttttatatgtaataaatcAGTGTACAATATGATAAGTGCAGCTTTATTCATACTAGTGTGTgcagtttgcttttttttcttccagcgAGCAAGAAGTCTGTTACACCAGTTGCCAAGACGGCCGTCACTCCTGAACCCAAAGAGGTGAGCCAGAAGCCAGCTCCCAGCCCCAAACCCAATAAAGGCAGCAAGAAACGCTGAAGCAGCACATACCAACTGAGGCTAATTGGACAAGCTAAATTGTCCCTGTGTGCaaatgtgtgagtgaatgtatgtttctgtttgtctgccctgcaatgaaCTGcaaacctgtccagggtgttttctaCCTTAAGCCCATTGACCgctgtgataggctccagcgcccgCCGCGaaccagaaggataagcagctgagagtgtgtgtttgtgtacgcAGTTAAATTGGCTAAAAACAAGATGTAGAATCATTCAAACACTATGGCAAATAAACATTTCTCCTCATTTCATTAATTACGGTATATAAATGAAGATTAAtgtttaagcagtagaacataAGTCTGGTAGATCATCACAGATATGATGTTTTTATTGAATATATGACCTTGGGTGCTTTTTCTTTTACAAAAAGGAAGAAGTAAAGGAAATGCTGAACATGGTTTCaaatatatgtttaatattGGCAGATTCTTCTGCCAAATAAGTGTTTCCAGAAATTACTTAGCTCAGTGGAATCatacaaatgagacaaaatgtGCTGTTATCATGTGTATCAGTACAGTACTTTTCACCAAATAAGTGACATATTTTGATATTCATAATGGAACTTTCATAAGGGAGCACTTATTACATCATAGGGGAATCTTTAGCTGTTTCTGTTGAGCCACCTGTGGGCTGGTTTTGACTAGTGGAGCTGGCTGTATCTTTTAACTGAAGTGTTTGGCTGAGGAGGTCAGATGGCAGGTTTAGCACCACAGCAGGCTGGTCAGAGCGCAGGGTGTGGAGGAGCTGGAGCAGGCGCAGTTGCATAGCCAGAGGAGAGTCCGAGAGAGAGTCAATAGAGGCCTTCAGAGCCTCACACGCTGCTTTCTCACCTTCTGCTGCAATCACCTGAAATAATAAAACGGGCAGGGTCAGTTTGGGCTGATTTCCCTAATGCAAACTGACATTAGTTTATGACTGTGTTCTGCATGGAGGACAAGCATGTTTCAAAATAGATCTTTGGCCAGCTGACCTGAAATTTGGGAGACTGAAGAATTAAGACTTTTTTCTGATTGTAATGCAGTCGTCTAATAAGCACTGATTCTCTTTTACTGCTGGTTCTAAtgttaaataaagtttttttctaTAATTGTGGCTTAGTTTGAATTGAAGTGATGACTTTTTggatttttataaatgtttttatatccTTTTTGGGGCTTAAATTTTAGTCTTAAATTTAGtcatattacttttttttggatcattaatgttttttccattttggttaGTTCATCTTTTGTTGTGTCAAAAGTAATTACACACAATGctgatttcacatcaaataacAGAAGTCAAGACTACAAAATAACTAATTTAATGAAACCACATAATCTTGCTTCACTGGTAGCGCTGTGCTTTGCCATCTACAGTATTTCTGTGCAGCCAAGTCCTTAAAGCTCATTTACAAATTTTAATCATGACTTCTTCAGAGTACTAATAACCAAGTTGTCCAGATTCAGAAGTAAATCACATGAATAGTCTACCTAATACCTaaattaagcctagtcttggactaacGTGCAGTGCACAATAATAAGTCAGCTTTGAAAACCCTTTTTAGTGCAGAGTTAAGCCTAATCTGAATCTAAGAAATTGGCCCTAATAGTGAAACTTAAGCTCAGTCTTTCATGCACTGAGTGTAGTTCTGACAATGTTCTTACTCTGATTTGAGCTTGTCTCTTGGCTTCGGCCTCGACAGCAAAGTTCTGCTGAAGTTCACGTGGGAGAAGCACGTCCTCTCTGAAACCATGGCAACGCAcacaacacatctctctctcactcagcagTACAGAGCCTGGATTAATGAGCCTCTCGTGCTCTTATGGTCATACATTATTGCCATAAGTGCCTTCTATCTGGTTATATATTAATGACTTACATCTCAGCTCTCTCCACTTTAATTCCCCACCTGCCAGCAATGGAATCCAGCACAACCTATATTCATTTAAAGAGAAAGATCTGAATTATGCATCCTTGCTCCATGGATTTATCTGACGATTGTAATATcacatttaaatgcatgtaaattatttgaaaatattaagaataacacaatattttgttgattttttaagtgaaaagttAACCTATGTCTGCAcataatgtacaattactgtttatttgctaattttACATATTTAGGGAACAAACAGTGaacgtggcctgtgcaaaagtgagggcacatttcatatttacataCTTACATTTTTTCCATGTTAAACTCATCAACTAAATAGAAactgcattaacatttgcagaaaaaggcAAGATTGTTCTCTGTAGTAGTAGGAAGTGCCAACTtacttcacttagaaaatcaacaaaacatgtaacatAATTAActgtataattatatattacacCACTTTATAAGGGGCTGTTTTATTAAGGAGTGGTGCGACAGGCAATGAAAAAGTTCTATTTGAGGACTTTTATTCATAAACCAAACTAATTTGTGTAGTATGGAACGAGAGCTctgacattttaacacataaTTTGGTAACTGATTTGAATTTTGTCCTCAGAATCAAAAGTCATGTTCAACCTTAAAAGCCTGTGCAGTGCTCAACTGGACACTCTGTATACAATTTatgtcttgtttgtttattacttTCCACACTAACGTTACCATTTATTCGTTCATATCCATCAAAAAAATAATGACCACCTGCAATAACAATCCCGTTTACTGACTGAAACTCATGATCCCAGCAATTAACTGAAAACTTAAGCAATGCAAGTAAAAGTTCTTAAAAGTTAGTGTCTCTTTCCTGCATGTAGGTCAATATTTTGTTAGTAGCATGTCCTTTCTTTTGGATGAAACCTTGTAGGCATGCAGTGCATGAGTTTGCACAACTGATGTTCAGCCAGGTTTGTTGGATTTTTATCTGTTAGAGTGCAAAACACTTCCACGATTTCAGTACAAAGTAAAATGGGGAGGTTAGTTATAATATTGCTGAAATTACATCCTTTTGATTGCAGTAAGGCAAAATTGCCATAATACATGTCAAAAGACTATACTtttaaacactccttataaatGGCACAATAAGCATACATGTTGATATACTGAAAGACATTACTGATAATACAGAATGTACCTGGATCTCCTGGGCGACTGAGCTCCTGTTCTGCAGTATGTGAGTGAAGGTGTGTTGGGCCAGAACCTCCCTAACTGACACCTGCATGAGAGCCTGGAGCACGGCTGGGACTCCAGCCAAGGAGGAGTAACACACGAACACGTTCTCAATGTGATAGTAACACACTGCGCTCACCTCTGTGCACACCAGATCCTTCGTCACCACCTGCAGACCACAGGAAGAACTGTGAAAAATTCATCACTGCCAAACAGGACGACACTGGAGGTGATACTGAACAGTGTTAGTGGGTTCTGGCATGTGTGGGGAAAGACAGTGAATTACAGAAACACTTCTCAAGATAAAAAAGATTGTGTTAATTCCAGAACCAGATCAATGTACACATAATGCCTGAGAGCTGaagactgaaataaaaaaatgaaaacgatCTTTGGTGGATTTGTCCTATGCTAGGAAGCTACAGTAATGTAATGCTATTTTGCTCAACTGCCAAGCACACTGTCTTCTCAAGaataccagtggtggacagtaactaagtaaatgtaatttgtttctgtacttaagtagttttttcgtgtatctgtactgaagtttttttgtttaggGCGACTTtatactttcactccactacatttcaaaatcaaatatttttttccctccactACATTctgtgaaatctgtcgttccttttggtttctgtgtgtataaaaacgtaacatgtcaaaacgaaaaaagtgcaaagccagagcaccaatcagggcccagcggtcactttgtttagagctggttttgacctgttggtcataccgacccagtgcagcacacggttcaacatcagtgcagcagaaTAAAATTTTGGGTTatcataaatgatgaactaacctaactttgtgtaaatagagcacaatatagaaatatgtccacacgcagtcgtgactgacgcagcttttttctgaatttatacaaacactatttcattttatagtaaattagtttgggctggtttatgtttatgaacagaggcctacagatcaacatagtaaaggaaactcatttgcgATCcagagtttaaagccagtttttattaaacttaaacttgtaactaagttgtaaataagtcttaaactgaaactttgcttgtttgtgtacttcatccaccactgcttCTCAATCATATCCAAAAATATTCTTGAACTTTGTTTAAATTATACCGGATGGCATTATTAGTTGTTAGGACTTATAGCTCCATAAAACTGGTACTGTATCGATTTTTCACCCAATTTGTTTTTATGAATCTGTTTTTCAACCCATTTATATTTGTCATAATGATCAGCGTTCAATGTAATTAGTAGACAGTTGATTACTCAGCTGTAGGATCTGCTgagttttcttgttttctcccTCTTGTTTACACGTCTCCCCCATTGGGAGGGTCTGTTTCCTGTCAGATAATTATTGCAGTTCATTCTAAGTCTTTACAGTAAGAATAATACAAACACACCAAGCTGTAGGTCAGGACAGTTACCGTGTGAGAGGGCACCTGCAGCATTTTCAGTCGGATGTCCACTTTCTGACAAACATCCAAGAACGGAAGGTAAAAAAGCAGCcctattaaaaaaaactacatattaCTATACAATTTCTTAATGTcaataaacaagaaaatgaaattttaCGTTGTACTGCGTGTACAGGCTGTATATAAAGGTCTACAGTGTATGATATAGGTGATGTACCTGGTCCTCTGGGTTTCCTCTGCAGCAGGTGTCCCAGCCTGAAGACCACCGCACGCTCATGTTCTCTTACAATCtttcaacaaaacaataaaaacggCAATATGTATTACAGCTGGAAGCAGAGTTATGGGCCCTACTTGTTGTGCtgcagaatgtgttttttttccagcgTTTATTTTTACCGCAAAAGTTCGATTTAAGCAGAAAATCTCTCTTGTCATGTGGCACTTTTCATGAGGTAACCAATCAAAAAAGAGGGCGAGTAAAATTTAACTGGAGAGTGAACGTCGGGCTAATATGTACTATATCATATGTAGCGTCCTCTACATTATGATCAGTGAGATTTAAAAAACCTTGAGAAATGGACGAGAACTCTTCACCACTTCAGTTTTGATGAgtagttttaatgctgtgtATTTCTACTGGTGGTGCTGTTCAAAGCACCTGCTAACGATGCTAATTCACATGGGCTGAGTAGGAAAACCTAGTGGACATTTGGACTTTTTCTCCTACAAAAAGAAGCACAGTAAGTGGTAGTTTCTTGCGTCTatctgtttaatgtgatgtggGAAATTTGTGCCCATAACACCACCCATAAAGATCTGCTTATTTATGATTGCCATTGTCATtagatcagcactcctactCTTGAGGTGATTAGTGCATACAGACCATGCTGTCTAAAAAAGTTGTCCACAGCATTCATCAACATGGTGAaggtttgttcatttttataattaaCAGTAAGACATACTGTCCTAAACCATAATGGCCAAGCCTGCACGACAGGCTGAGAGAAATTTTGgtgctgtatttttatataaatcttctttcttcttcttcttttggctgctccctttaggggtcgccacagcggatcatctgcctccatcttgccctatccattgcctcctctactttcataccaaccatctccatgtccaccatcactacatccataaaccttctctgaggtctagctcttctccttctacccggcagctccatctccaacattctttgcccaatatatccactattcctcctctggctttatctccatgtatttttatataaatgattTTGGCTATTTGGGTGACGATTGATCTCTAGTGTTAGCGATGTTAGCTTTGCAGCCCAGTTCTtaagtaaagaagcaaaatttgtcCTCCAAATATGTCTTTGCATATAGACTGCAACTAGGACCAGTGGAAAAttatgtacatttgattttttgctAAATTATTTCTTCAAGATGATCATCTAAAAGTAGTCCATTttgctcaaactactcaaacactacTACCCAACAAAAAACACATCTAACATCACCtcacagagagtgagtgagcgcTATCTCACGACAGATTTGTTACAAGATTGGATTTGATTCTTCCGATTTTTGCCT
This Pygocentrus nattereri isolate fPygNat1 chromosome 15, fPygNat1.pri, whole genome shotgun sequence DNA region includes the following protein-coding sequences:
- the nphs2 gene encoding podocin; the protein is MLLVSEREMERRPETALKPEHPPRPGRTKRETTPMARERKHKANKSVKLQEPHRRKEKVKGEESGEEDVNEDKKDGAVMSRSTVVNVDSVRERAKEESEELLGLLESEWHEEALKPQNLGVCELLLTIVALATVIFFFPISIWFCIKIVREHERAVVFRLGHLLQRKPRGPGLLFYLPFLDVCQKVDIRLKMLQVPSHTVVTKDLVCTEVSAVCYYHIENVFVCYSSLAGVPAVLQALMQVSVREVLAQHTFTHILQNRSSVAQEIQVVLDSIAGRWGIKVERAEIEDVLLPRELQQNFAVEAEAKRQAQIRVIAAEGEKAACEALKASIDSLSDSPLAMQLRLLQLLHTLRSDQPAVVLNLPSDLLSQTLQLKDTASSTSQNQPTGGSTETAKDSPMM